One candidate division WOR-3 bacterium DNA window includes the following coding sequences:
- a CDS encoding MotA/TolQ/ExbB proton channel family protein encodes MIQEFQKGGGIMWFLLACIIIAVALIIERLITLFFVATLNAKKFVANLINRIESEGINSAIEYCQSVRSPVARVLLPALQKYEQGREAMEEAIMRAGTTELGFLDRGMQLMGGIIVVAPFFGFLGTVTGMIRAFAAVAAVGEVEPTVVAAGIAEALITTKWGLMIAAPLSIIHILFQQKINGYTKDMETATATLIDYLVSKRP; translated from the coding sequence ATGATTCAGGAATTTCAGAAAGGTGGCGGCATAATGTGGTTTTTGTTAGCCTGTATCATTATCGCCGTTGCCCTAATCATAGAAAGGTTAATCACCCTCTTCTTTGTGGCGACCCTTAACGCTAAAAAGTTCGTGGCGAATTTAATAAACCGGATTGAGAGCGAAGGGATAAATTCCGCCATTGAGTATTGCCAATCGGTTCGCAGTCCAGTGGCCCGGGTTTTACTACCCGCTTTGCAGAAATACGAACAGGGTCGCGAAGCGATGGAGGAAGCGATAATGCGGGCTGGCACCACCGAACTCGGCTTTCTTGACCGGGGTATGCAACTGATGGGTGGTATAATTGTTGTTGCCCCCTTCTTCGGATTTTTAGGCACGGTCACCGGAATGATTCGGGCTTTCGCCGCGGTAGCCGCGGTTGGGGAAGTAGAACCCACGGTTGTAGCGGCGGGTATCGCTGAGGCACTAATCACCACTAAATGGGGATTGATGATTGCTGCCCCTCTCTCCATCATCCATATCCTTTTCCAACAAAAGATTAATGGCTATACCAAAGATATGGAAACCGCTACCGCCACTTTAATTGACTACTTGGTAAGTAAGAGGCCATAA
- a CDS encoding biopolymer transporter ExbD, producing the protein MLLRKEERKGPSIPTASLGDIAFLLIIFFMVTSIFSREKGLKIVLPPKGEQVKLKSENILTVLVNPYGEVSIAGEKITLRELRERVRSALDKNPELVVALKVSRNAPYKTMIDAFDELKAAKAERISLAPVKEGE; encoded by the coding sequence ATGCTTTTGAGAAAAGAAGAGAGAAAAGGACCTTCTATCCCAACTGCTTCTTTGGGCGATATCGCCTTCCTTTTAATCATCTTCTTTATGGTCACTTCCATCTTCTCCCGGGAAAAAGGATTAAAAATTGTTTTGCCACCGAAAGGAGAACAAGTTAAGTTAAAGAGCGAAAATATCCTTACCGTCCTTGTTAATCCCTATGGGGAAGTTTCCATCGCTGGGGAAAAGATAACATTACGGGAATTAAGAGAAAGGGTTCGCTCGGCTTTGGATAAGAATCCAGAATTAGTTGTCGCCTTAAAGGTAAGTCGCAACGCCCCTTACAAAACGATGATTGACGCCTTTGACGAACTAAAAGCGGCAAAGGCGGAAAGGATTAGTTTGGCACCGGTAAAGGAGGGAGAATGA
- a CDS encoding biopolymer transporter ExbD has protein sequence MRKFTLKRPAPEIPTASTADIAFLLIIFFMLTTVLRTEYGLKVNLPTAESTERILKRKNIVHIWVDKTRRISIDDNLLEVSGITTVMQQKILDNPELISEVLADKEVDYGRVNDILEALKEAGAFKILFATEYEEGG, from the coding sequence ATGAGAAAGTTTACCCTAAAAAGACCAGCACCAGAAATTCCCACCGCTTCCACTGCTGATATCGCTTTCCTCTTAATTATCTTCTTTATGCTCACCACGGTTTTAAGGACCGAATACGGGCTGAAAGTGAACCTTCCCACCGCAGAAAGCACCGAGAGGATTCTCAAAAGGAAAAATATTGTCCATATCTGGGTTGACAAGACGCGCCGCATATCAATTGATGATAATCTCTTAGAAGTCTCGGGGATAACGACCGTAATGCAACAAAAGATTTTGGATAATCCAGAATTAATCAGCGAAGTCTTAGCAGACAAAGAGGTTGACTACGGAAGGGTAAATGATATCCTTGAGGCGTTAAAGGAAGCTGGGGCATTTAAAATCTTATTCGCGACGGAATACGAAGAGGGAGGGTAA
- a CDS encoding energy transducer TonB, whose amino-acid sequence MEEKRQIREWDWDSYYAISFRVGMVLSLAFTCLSFVLMPKEVRYKPYVPRKEVETIMEQLPPELQELTEPPPVERPKLAVEAEKGEEAEEATIAPTEFKEVIAKKAEEVEIPVVPYWKVEEKPKPIYIPKPSYPERARQAGIEGQVVVKVLLDIDGSVMEVELLKSSGNEALDEAALNAARQAKFTPAKQREIPVRVWVSIPFNFSLRQ is encoded by the coding sequence ATGGAGGAAAAGAGGCAAATCAGGGAATGGGATTGGGACAGTTATTATGCAATCTCTTTCCGGGTGGGAATGGTTCTCTCTTTGGCTTTTACCTGTTTGAGTTTTGTCCTGATGCCGAAAGAGGTTCGTTATAAACCCTATGTCCCGAGAAAAGAGGTAGAGACGATTATGGAACAGCTCCCCCCGGAATTACAAGAACTTACCGAACCACCACCCGTAGAAAGACCAAAATTGGCAGTAGAAGCCGAGAAAGGGGAAGAAGCGGAAGAGGCAACAATTGCCCCAACCGAATTCAAGGAGGTGATCGCCAAAAAAGCAGAAGAGGTGGAAATCCCCGTTGTCCCCTACTGGAAGGTGGAGGAGAAACCGAAGCCAATTTATATTCCTAAACCATCCTATCCCGAAAGAGCCCGCCAGGCAGGAATTGAAGGGCAGGTCGTGGTGAAGGTTCTTTTAGATATTGACGGCTCGGTAATGGAGGTAGAACTCTTAAAATCATCCGGAAACGAAGCCTTAGACGAAGCCGCGCTTAACGCTGCTCGTCAGGCAAAATTTACCCCCGCGAAACAGAGAGAGATTCCGGTTCGGGTCTGGGTTTCAATACCCTTTAATTTCAGTCTTCGCCAATAA
- a CDS encoding T9SS type A sorting domain-containing protein, protein MLKRITIFIFLAFIVYSLPVLRKPYSPEPLPALTGQEIINQPVVITPVTTISPGETCSHTFIDYQQNGTLGDRLSIRSDFRAFVWMHSPDSNSNYPRRWIRYNSYYDNMFQLGEGVEVTILGRSGYCTGGSFSDGRAIAFYHIQYPLLFSVVSTEVSPGSGLFNDPVAIDTITIPPGASGSGTTIWPHGVVGLDDVIHVVSYPTKPPGSASDFYYSRSTDGGNTFSFWMPVIGDTQLSCLSPDIYARPGSPKVLISYTRKIENINPGKTTQIQQNVWYRESPDNGATWNEPVQVTNYDWGGPGSTFPFAYTDVDGIYDLNNNLHLVWTEVWWGLSQRGDTLYAFGSRIMHWSEATGFTVVSGIGNNNAPPGIEDTTLWYMPVWDAWRRPADRPQLAIDGRGILYCVWTGNKDTNDVSVTGRTNGELWLSYSTDNGQTWLREAINLTNSPSPNATPGNCEDDDYHTLWSEVVDGKLHIQYINDKDAGGVPQTEGVVTNNPVLYLQVPVTGILEEREKKVSGSIITLVPNPASNYINLSYYLNDNHRVIVKIADASGRVIEKFDLAGKKGKNSFQWQRPKELKKGIYFISFNLPNKTLTKKLVLQ, encoded by the coding sequence ATGTTAAAAAGAATCACTATTTTTATCTTTTTAGCCTTTATTGTCTACAGTCTTCCGGTATTACGCAAGCCTTATTCACCAGAACCTCTCCCTGCTCTCACCGGTCAAGAGATAATTAACCAACCGGTGGTTATAACTCCCGTTACTACTATTTCTCCGGGCGAAACCTGCTCCCATACATTTATTGACTACCAGCAAAATGGCACCTTAGGCGATAGACTTTCTATTCGTTCTGACTTTCGGGCATTCGTCTGGATGCATTCTCCCGATTCTAATTCAAATTATCCCAGGCGCTGGATTCGCTATAATTCCTACTATGATAATATGTTCCAATTAGGAGAGGGTGTGGAAGTAACAATCCTCGGTCGTTCTGGCTATTGCACGGGCGGTTCTTTTTCTGATGGGAGGGCAATTGCCTTCTATCATATTCAATATCCCCTCCTCTTCTCGGTTGTCTCTACAGAAGTCTCCCCTGGTTCCGGGCTATTCAATGACCCGGTAGCAATTGACACCATCACAATTCCACCGGGTGCTTCCGGCAGCGGAACAACTATTTGGCCTCACGGTGTTGTTGGGTTAGATGATGTCATTCATGTCGTCAGTTATCCCACAAAACCTCCTGGTTCCGCAAGCGATTTTTACTACTCTCGCTCTACGGATGGGGGAAATACCTTCTCCTTCTGGATGCCAGTGATTGGTGATACCCAACTTTCCTGCCTTTCCCCGGATATTTATGCCCGTCCCGGCTCCCCAAAAGTTTTAATCTCCTATACCAGAAAGATTGAGAATATCAACCCGGGTAAGACAACCCAGATTCAGCAGAATGTCTGGTATCGAGAGTCGCCCGATAATGGCGCAACCTGGAACGAGCCAGTTCAGGTAACCAATTACGACTGGGGCGGACCGGGTTCAACCTTCCCCTTTGCCTATACCGATGTTGATGGTATTTATGACCTGAATAATAACCTTCACCTTGTCTGGACCGAAGTTTGGTGGGGACTTTCCCAAAGGGGAGATACCCTTTATGCCTTTGGTTCAAGGATAATGCATTGGAGCGAAGCCACAGGCTTTACTGTGGTTTCCGGCATCGGGAATAATAATGCTCCCCCAGGAATAGAAGATACCACCCTTTGGTATATGCCAGTCTGGGATGCCTGGCGCCGACCCGCGGATAGACCACAATTGGCGATTGATGGAAGGGGAATACTCTATTGCGTCTGGACCGGAAATAAAGATACCAACGATGTTTCCGTGACGGGCCGGACCAATGGTGAATTATGGCTTTCCTACTCAACCGACAATGGTCAAACCTGGTTAAGGGAAGCGATAAATCTAACCAACTCTCCTTCGCCCAATGCCACTCCGGGAAACTGTGAGGATGACGATTATCATACCCTCTGGTCTGAGGTAGTAGATGGAAAACTACATATTCAATACATCAACGACAAGGACGCGGGAGGTGTCCCGCAAACTGAAGGCGTGGTAACCAATAATCCTGTTCTCTATCTTCAAGTGCCGGTTACTGGCATCTTGGAAGAAAGAGAAAAGAAGGTCAGTGGTTCTATTATCACTCTTGTTCCAAACCCTGCTTCCAACTACATAAATCTCTCTTACTATCTGAACGACAACCACCGAGTTATAGTAAAAATTGCCGATGCCTCAGGAAGAGTCATAGAGAAATTTGACCTTGCGGGAAAGAAAGGTAAAAACTCTTTCCAGTGGCAACGACCGAAGGAATTGAAAAAAGGCATCTACTTCATCTCCTTCAATCTACCGAATAAGACGCTAACGAAGAAACTGGTACTTCAATAA